A stretch of Gemmatimonas aurantiaca T-27 DNA encodes these proteins:
- a CDS encoding SET domain-containing protein, with protein sequence MSPARKSSVPAKPPKSDLYEVRRSRIQGRGAFAVKPIRKGQHIDEYWGERITHDEADRRYDDTEGRHHTFLFVLDDNTVLDARRQGTDARFINHSCDPNCETIIEDGHINIKAIKPIKPDEELVYDYRFEWQDEYEPEDVRYYACRCGSKKCRGTILRVPVYLRATVREWLAGNDVKKPRKPAKKSAAKAVKKSAKKSAKKAAKKAAKKATKKVVKKTTKKASKKAARKSSRTVKR encoded by the coding sequence GTGAGTCCAGCCAGGAAGTCCTCCGTACCCGCCAAGCCGCCGAAGTCGGATCTGTACGAAGTGCGCCGCTCGCGCATTCAGGGACGCGGTGCGTTTGCCGTGAAGCCGATCCGCAAAGGGCAGCACATCGACGAGTACTGGGGAGAACGCATCACGCATGACGAAGCGGATCGCCGGTATGACGACACCGAGGGCCGGCACCATACGTTCCTCTTCGTGCTCGATGACAACACGGTGCTCGATGCGCGGCGGCAGGGGACGGACGCCCGCTTCATCAACCACTCGTGCGATCCGAACTGCGAGACGATCATCGAGGACGGGCACATCAACATCAAGGCGATCAAGCCGATCAAGCCGGATGAAGAGCTCGTGTACGACTATCGGTTCGAATGGCAGGATGAATACGAACCGGAGGATGTGCGCTACTACGCGTGCCGTTGCGGATCCAAGAAGTGTCGCGGGACGATCCTGCGTGTGCCGGTGTACCTGCGCGCGACGGTGCGCGAGTGGCTGGCTGGCAACGATGTGAAGAAGCCGCGGAAGCCGGCCAAGAAGTCGGCGGCGAAGGCGGTGAAGAAGTCCGCGAAGAAGTCCGCGAAGAAGGCTGCGAAAAAGGCCGCAAAGAAGGCGACCAAGAAAGTCGTCAAGAAAACAACCAAGAAGGCGAGCAAAAAAGCCGCCAGGAAGTCCTCGCGCACGGTGAAACGGTGA
- a CDS encoding M16 family metallopeptidase encodes MSADVTTPSVRGETPAAPPRPGPGAPRAYRFPAFETRVLPNGLRVTVAPVPAFPVVTTLAVIEAGAARDPRDEEGLARLVTGALTEGTRNMDALALATRLEMLGTTLDTGADWDSAIAQLTALSSRIDDAMAVLAEVLRQPAFPESELERLRAERLADLAQLQAEPRGLADVFFTRLLYEPASRFARLAGGDERSVARLTQERVQAFHAECFRPDATSLMIVGDIDVEHAVQLATQHFGDWSGAAAPIAEPSTRQRHPEPRVHLVHKAGAPQSEVRVGHVAIPRLHEDYFPVVVMNAILGGLFSSRLNLNLREEHAYTYGAHSAFDWRRGASPFEISTAVETAVTADALREIVHEFGRIREAPVSDAELSLAISYLVGVFPIRFETTAEVAGGLANLEIFNLPATYFDTYRDRVAAVTADDVLRVARAHLDPSRLQVVVVGDAEAIREPVAALALGPISVYEPTDDDVVIPA; translated from the coding sequence ATGAGCGCCGATGTGACCACGCCCAGTGTACGCGGCGAAACACCCGCGGCCCCACCGCGTCCGGGCCCAGGTGCTCCGCGGGCGTATCGTTTTCCGGCTTTCGAAACCCGTGTGCTGCCGAACGGTCTGCGTGTCACCGTCGCGCCGGTGCCGGCGTTTCCGGTGGTGACGACCCTCGCGGTGATCGAAGCCGGTGCCGCGCGCGATCCGCGCGATGAAGAAGGGTTGGCGCGGCTTGTCACCGGAGCCCTCACCGAAGGCACCCGCAACATGGACGCCCTGGCATTGGCCACGCGTCTCGAAATGCTGGGTACCACGCTCGATACCGGCGCCGACTGGGACTCGGCGATCGCGCAACTGACCGCGCTGTCGTCACGCATCGACGACGCGATGGCGGTGTTGGCCGAAGTGTTGCGCCAGCCGGCGTTTCCGGAAAGTGAGCTGGAGCGCCTGCGGGCAGAACGCCTGGCCGATCTGGCGCAACTGCAAGCGGAACCGCGCGGGCTCGCCGACGTGTTCTTCACCCGATTGTTGTATGAACCGGCGTCACGATTTGCGCGGTTGGCGGGTGGCGACGAACGCAGCGTCGCACGTCTCACGCAGGAACGAGTGCAGGCTTTCCACGCCGAGTGTTTTCGCCCCGATGCCACATCGCTGATGATCGTTGGTGACATCGACGTCGAACATGCGGTGCAGTTGGCCACGCAGCATTTCGGTGACTGGAGCGGGGCGGCCGCGCCCATTGCCGAACCAAGCACCAGGCAGCGTCACCCCGAGCCGCGTGTGCACCTCGTGCACAAAGCCGGTGCGCCGCAATCAGAGGTGCGCGTGGGGCATGTGGCCATTCCGCGCCTGCACGAGGACTACTTCCCGGTTGTCGTGATGAACGCGATTCTCGGCGGCTTGTTCTCCTCGCGCCTCAACCTGAATCTGCGCGAAGAACACGCCTACACGTACGGCGCGCACTCGGCGTTCGACTGGCGTCGCGGGGCGAGCCCGTTCGAGATTTCCACCGCGGTGGAAACGGCCGTGACCGCCGATGCCCTGCGCGAGATCGTGCATGAATTCGGTCGCATTCGGGAAGCGCCGGTGAGCGATGCCGAACTGTCGCTGGCGATCAGCTATCTGGTGGGGGTGTTCCCGATCCGGTTCGAGACCACGGCCGAAGTGGCCGGTGGCCTCGCCAACCTCGAGATCTTCAATCTGCCGGCGACGTACTTCGATACGTATCGTGATCGCGTCGCGGCGGTGACGGCTGACGACGTGCTGCGGGTGGCGCGGGCGCATCTCGATCCCTCGCGACTGCAGGTCGTGGTGGTCGGCGATGCCGAAGCGATCCGTGAACCGGTTGCCGCGCTGGCACTCGGACCGATTAGTGTGTACGAGCCCACCGACGACGATGTCGTCATCCCGGCCTGA